The segment GTCGACCCGCACATGGGCGACGTGCCCGCCGACCTCGAGGTCACCGACCTCGTCGAGGGAGAGGGTGTCGAGGCCACCTCCGGCTCCACCGTCTCGGTGCACTACGTCGGCGTCGCCCACTCCTCGGGCGAGGAGTTCGACGCGTCCTACAACCGCGGCACGCCGCTGCAGTTCCGCCTCGGCATCGGCCAGGTCATCTCCGGCTGGGACACCGGCGTGCAGGGCATGAAGGTCGGCGGCCGCCGCCGGCTGGTCATCCCGCCGCACCTCGGGTACGGCGACCGTGGCGCCGGCGGCGTCATCAAGCCGGGCGAGACCCTGATCTTCGTGGTCGACCTGATCGAGGTCCGCTGACCGCCTGCTGAGGGACCACCTACGCCTGGGCGTCGTGGACCAGGATCGCGACCTGCACCCGGTTCTCGACGCCCAGCTTGGTGAACAGCCGCCCCACGTGGGTCTTCACGGTCGGCACACCCATGTAGAGCTCGGCCGCGATGTCGGCGTTGCTCAGGCCGCGTGCGACCGCGTCGGCCACGTCGCGCTCACGCTCGGTGAGGGCGTCGAGGGCATCGCGCGCCGACCGCGTCCGGTCCTTCTCCTCGGCGGCCCGGTCGGTGCGGTTGACGGCGGCGATCAGCTGGGCGGTGACGCTGGGCGACAGCATCGGCTGGCCCGACGCCACCGTGCGGATCGCCTCGACGAGCCGGGCCGGCGGGGTGTCCTTCAGCAGGAAGCCCGCCGCACCGATGCGCAGGGCGCGCAGCACCATGTCGTCGGTGTCGAAGGTCGTCAGCACGATCACCTTCAGGCCCGGGTCGGCCGCCAGCAGTTCCTCCGTGGCGCTGAGCCCGTCGCGCACCGGCATCCGGATGTCCATCAGCACCACGTCGGCATCCGAGGTCGGAACGACGCGCAGCGCCTCCTCGCCGTCACTCGCCTCCGCGACGACGGCCAGGCCCGAGTCGCCGCCGAGCATCATGCGCAGGGCCGCCCGCACCATGGGGTCGTCGTCGACGACGACGAGCCGCACCACGCCCCCGCTGCTCGCCCCCGTCACGTGTCCCACGGTATCCACGCCCGCACCGCGTAGCCGCCGCCCGGGTCGGTGCCGTGGCTGATCCGGCCGCCCGCCAGGGCCGCCCGCTCGGCCAGCCCCAGCAGACCCAGCCCGGACGCGGGGAGGGACGGCGCTGCTGCCGGACCGACCGGCGCCGCGTTGCGCACACCGATGACGAGACCGTCGGCAGCCGATCCGGCCACGTCCACCGTGACGGCCGTGCCCGGTGCGTGCTTGCGCACGTTGGTCAGCGCCTCCTGCACGATCCGGTACGCCGTGCGGCCCGTGGCGGCCGGCACGTCGTCGTCGACGCGGTCGGACAGGCGTACGCGCATCCCGCCGGCCCGCTCCTCGGCCACCAGCGCCGCGATGTCGTCGAGGCCGGGCTGGGGTCGCTCGGGGACGACGTCCGCGGGCTGCGTCGGGTCGCGGAGCACGCCGAGCACGGCCCGGAGGTCGGAGAGGGCCCGGTGCGCGTTGTCCTCGATCGACTTCGCGGCGCTCCCCCGCTCCTCCTCGCTCAGGTCGGAGCGGTAGCCGAGGGCACCGGCGTGCATGGCCACGAGGGAGATGCGGTGGGCGAGCACGTCGTGCATCTCGCGAGCGATGCGGGTGCGCTCGGCAGCCCGGGCCTGCGCCACGCGCGCCTGCTGCTCACGCTCGGCAGTCAGCGCCCGCTCCCGGTAGGAGTCGACGAGCTGACGCTGGGCACCCATCGCGTAGCCGGTGGCAGTCAGGATGCCCACGACGAGGCAGCCGAAGGCGATGGAGGCCCAGAGGGGCAGGGTGTCCTCGGTGAGACCCACCCGCTCCTGCACGATCCCGGCGAGCACGTTGAGGGGCGCGACGACCGCGAGCAGCCGCCAGCGGCGGTGGGAGGCGATCGAGCCGATGATCCACGACGCCGGTCCGGCGCTGGACGCGGAGACGAAGGAGAAGGCCACCAGCAGGCCGGCGACGAGCGCCGGCTGGCGGTGCCGCCAGCGGATGAGCACGAACGACAGCAGCCCGAGCAGCGGGTCGCCGACCAGCCACCACAGGACGATGGGTTCGGAGGCGCGGTCCGCGGCACTGATCAGCGGGACGCCCCAGGCGACCAGGCTGATGAGGGCCGCGAGCGCGTAGCGCCAGGTCGCTGCGAGCCGACCCGTCCTCACCATGGCACCGACCCTAGGTGCACGGCCGGGACACCCGCGTCAGACCAAGGTGTCGTCCCGGAGCCCGGTCCGATACCCAGGTCGGACCCCGCCGAGCCCTGCGCCCGATGTCCCGGCACCACCGGCGGCACGAGGCTGGAGCCATGATCACAGTCGAGAACCTCACCAAGCGCTACGGCGGGTTCACCGCCGTCGACGACATCTCCTTCGAGGTCCGCCCGGGGAGCGTCGTCGGCTTCCTCGGACCCAACGGGGCCGGCAAGTCGACCGCCATGCGGATGATGACCGGGCTGACGCCGCCCACCTCGGGCCGCGCGACCCTGCTGGGCCAGCCCTACCGCGACCTGCACAACCCCGGCCGACAGGTCGGCGTCATGCTGGACGCGTCCGCGCAGCACCCCGGCCGCACCGGCCGCGAGGTGCTCCGGGTCGCCGCCATCTCGATCGGGGTCTCCAGGACCCGCGTCGAGGAGGCGCTCGCGCTCGTCGGCCTCAATGACGAGGAGGCCGGTCGCCGCGTCCGCAACTACTCCCTCGGCATGCGCCAGCGTCTCGGCATCGCCGCGGCCCTCCTCGGCGAGCCGCAGGTCCTCGTCCTCGACGAGCCCGCCAACGGGCTCGACCCGCAGGGCATCCACTGGATGCGCGGGCTGCTGCGCCGCTTCGCCGACGGTGGCGGGACCGTGCTCCTGTCGAGCCACCTGCTGCACGAGGTGCAGATCGTCGCCGACGACCTCGTGATGATCGGACGCGGCCGGATCGTGGCGATGGGCTCCAAGGAGGAGCTCCTCAGCCGCGGCGGCACCACGGTGTCCTCCACCGACGACGCACGGCTCGCCCAGCTGCTCCAGGCCGCCGACGTGCCCGTCACCCGCACCGGTTCGGGCCTGGTCGTCGAGGCCGAGCCCCGCGTGGTCGGCGAGATCGCCGCCCGCGAGTCCCTCGTCCTGCTCGAGCTGCGATCCGGCGGCTCGGAGGGTCTGGAGGAGATGTTCCTCGGCCTCACGGCCGCCACCTCTCGTGAAGGAGACGCAGCATGAGCACCGACACCCAGCCCGGCACCGCACCCGCCGTCGGCGGCGGCACGGCCGGCACCGCCTCCGCCCTGCCGGGGCGTCCGGGAGTGCCGTTCTCGCGCACCCTGCAGGCCGAGGTGCGCAAGATGGTCGACACCCGCGCCGGTCGCTGGATGGTCATCGTCATGGCCGCGCTGACCGTCTTCATCCTGGCCGCGTTCGTCATCTGGGGACCTGCCGAGGACGCGACCTTCGACAACCTGCTGCAGATCGCCACGCTGCCGCTCGCGATGCTGCTGCCGGTCATCGGCATCATGGCGGCGACCGCGGAGTGGACCCAGCGCACCGGGTTGGTCACCTTCACGCTCGAACCGCGCCGCGGCCGCGTCGTGCTGGCCAAGGCGCTGGGCGCCCTCGCGCTGGGCCTGGTCGTCACGGCGGTCGCCTTCGCGGCCGCAGCGCTCGCCAACCTGGCCGGCACCGGGACGTGGGACCTCGACGCCGCGGCCGGAGCAGGTCTGGTGCTGGCGCTGCTCATCTACGTCCTGCAGGGCGTCGCGTTCGGGCTGCTGTTCCTCAACACCCCGGTCGCCATCGTCACGGTCCTGGTTCTGCCCACGGCCTGGACCATCGCCACGCAGGTCTTCAGTTCGCTCGCCGACGTCGGCCGCTGGATCGACCTGGACTCGGTCACCCGTCCGCTGTTCGCCGGGGAGATGGCGGGCCAGGACTGGGCCCAGCTCGGCACCGGCGTCGGCGTGTGGGTGCTGCTGCCCCTGGCGGTCGGCACCTGGCGGGTGCTCACGCGTGAGGTGAAGTAGCCGGGGGGCCTTCACCTCACCCCCGTCGCCTCACCACGGGACGTCGATCTCGACCTCCCCGGTGGCGACACGGGCCGCCAGCCCGCCCAGCGTGACCACGTCACCGGGGACGAGCTGGCGGCCCCGTCGCGTCTCCACCTCGTCGTTGACCTGCACCGCGCCGTCCGCGATCACCGGCTTGGCCTCGGCGCCGCTCTCGACGAGGTTGGCGAGCTTGAGGAACTGGCCCAGTCGGATCGACTCGTCACGGATCGGGACGTCGACGGGCTCGCTGGTCGGTGACATGTCTCTAGGGTAGGTCTCCGTGCGCATCCGAAGCCTCCTCCTCGCCGCGGCGTCGCTCTGCCTCGCGACGCCCCTGATGGCCGTCACCACGCCCGGTGATCCGGCGAGCGCCCGACCCGCCGAGCCGGCGGGCAAGGTGCCGGGCAAGACCGGGTGCCAGGCGGAGGCCGGGGTCGAGGTGTGCTTCACCTCCCCGCCCACGGTCCCCAGTGACCCGACCGTCCTCGACCGCCCGAGCCGGCTCTTCGACACGGCCGGCCCCGGCGACACGATCCGCATCGCGATGTTCCGCTGGGACATCAAGCCGCCCACCGACGCGATCCTCGCTGCCCAGCGCCGCGGTGCCACGGTGCTCCTGGTCGGTGACGACGACCTCCGCCTCAACAAGCAGGGACGACGACTGATCACCACGCTGGAGGAGCAGGACCCGGCGCGACGCAACGTCACCATCTGCGACGGCGCCTGCCTGCCGTGGCGGGCCCCCGGCCCCTATCCCGACAGCCAGGACGTGCAGCACCTGAAGTTCTACGTCACCGACATCGGCGGCGTGCAGTCGTTCATGACGTCGTCGGCCAACCTCGAGGACCGGCAGTACCGCCAGTACAACTCGTTCATCAAGATCGACGACCCGGCCCTCTACAACTTCGGCGTGGAGTACTTCTCCCGGATGGAGGCACAGAGCCTGACGGTCGGCGGCCAGCGGTGGGACGACCATCGCAAGGTGCAGAAGTTCGGGTCGGTGACCGCGGCCGTCTACCCCAACCGCAAGGACCTGCTGCTCTCGACGCTGCAGGACATCACCTGCACGCGCGGCGCCCGGGACGTCTCGGCGATGATCGCGGTGATCCAGCGCGCCGATGTACGCGCCCAGCTGGCGCGTCTCTCCGACCGGGGCTGCCGAGTGCGGATCGTCACCTCGCGCGACACGGTGGAGAACTGGGTGCAGCGCGAGCTGCCCAGCGGTGACATCCCGGACCGCCAGGTCCGCACCGTGCTGACCCACGACAAGATGCTCGTGGCCCACGCGAAGCTCCGCGGCAGGACGACGCACCTCGTGGTGACCGGCACCTCCAACACCACGTGCGGCGGCCTCCTCTACAACGACGAGGTGATGCTCCGCGTGGTGGACAACCGCTGGCTGCACGACCAGTACCTCGCGCACTTCGACGACGCGTACGCCCGCGCGCACCAGAGCCGGTCGCGGGTCATGCCCGTGATGAAGCCCTGTCGCCGCTGACTCGAAGGTTGCTCGTACCAAGCACGGGTGAACGTCGAGCCGGGCCCACTCGTCCAGGAACTGCGGGTCAGTTCACCAGGACGCTGATCGCGTGGATCAGCACGCCGACCAGGCCGCCGACGATCGTGCCGTTGATCCGGATGAACTGCAGGTCGCGACCGACGTGCAGCTCGATGCGACGCGCCGCCTCCTTGCCGTCCCAGCGCTCGATCGTGGAGGTGATCACGGTCGTCACCTCGGCGCCGTAGCGCTCGACCGCGAAGACCGTGAGGTCGGCGGCCATCCGGTCGAGGCGCTCGCGCAGCGCGGCGTCGTCGCGCAGCTGCTCCGCGAACGCGCTCAGCTCGGCCAGGAGCCGCTGGCGAACGGCCCCCTCGGGGTCGCGGATCGAGCCGAGCAGCGCCGAGCGCATCGCCTTCCACAGCGAGATCGCGGTGGTCACGACCTGGGGGTGCTCCAGCAGGCGCTCCTTGAGCGCCTCGGTGCGGCGGACCGTCTCCTCGTCGTTGAGCAGGTCGTGGGCCAGCTGCCCCAGCATCGAGTCCAGCGCCTCGCGGGCCCGGTGGTGCGGGTCGTCGCGGATGTCCTCGAGCCACGCCAGGGCCTGCACGTGCAGCCGTGAGGTGACGGCGTCGTTGAGCTTGGGCGGCGCCCACCACGGCGCCCGCTCCTCCAGCACCCGGGTGAACGTCTCGGGGTTGTCGACCAGCCAGCTGTGCAGCTCGTCGACCGCGAGGTCGACCAGGCCGTGGTGGAGGTCGTCGCGCAGCACCTCCATCAGCGTCGTCCCCAGGAGCGGCGAGATGGGCTCCTCGCGGAACCGTGGCACGAGGGCGTGCGTGACGAGGTCGGCGACATGGTCGTCGCGGACCTTGCCGAGCGCGATCACGGCCACCTCGGCCACCTCGTCGACCACCCGCCGGGCGTGGGCCGGCTCCGCCAGCCAGGCCCCGACCCGGGCGGAGATCGTCGCGGCGGCCACCCGCTCGCGGATGATGTCCTCCTGGAGGAAGTTCTCCCCCACGAACTCCTCGAGCCCCTTGCCCAGCTCGTCCTTGCGCTTGGGCACGAGCGCGGTGTGCGGGATCGGCAGGCCCAGCGGGTGCTTGAACAGCGCCGTCACCGCGAACCAGTCGGCGATCGCGCCGACCATCGACGCCTCGGCGCCCGCGTTGACGAACCCCCAGAACCCGTCGCGCCCCAGCGTGGCGGCGTACACGCAGGCAGCGAGCAGCAGCAGTCCCACGGCCACGGTCCGCATCCGACGCAACCCGCGGCGACGGGCCTCGTCCATCCCGGGATCGGGGGTGATCAGGGAGATCGGAGGCGGGCTCGGCGGGGAGCTCGACGACGAGCGAGCGGAGGAGGTGGCGGAGGTGGCGGCCATGCCAGCCATCCTCCCCGACCGTGCCAGAATGCCGCGCATGCCTCGCACCGTGATCACCTTCGGGACGTTCGACGTCTTCCACGTCGGGCACCTGCGCGTCCTCGAGCGCGCCGCCGCGCTGGGTGACCGGCTGGTCGTGGGTGTGTCCGCGGACGCCCTCAACGAGCGCAAGAAGGGCCGCGCTCCCATCTTCAGCGAGCGCGAGCGGCTCGCGATCGTCGGCGCACTCAAGGTCGTCGACGCCGTCTTCGTCGAGGAGAGCCTGGAGCAGAAGCGCGACTACGTCGTCGAGCACGGCGCGGACGTCCTCGTGATGGGCGACGACTGGGCCGGCAAGTTCGACGAGCTCGGGGACGTCTGCGAGGTCGTCTACCTCGCCCGCACCCCGGCGATCTCCACCACCGCGATCATCGAGCACATCGCGGATCTGTGACCCGGGCCCGGCAGGGTCGCCGGGTTAGGGTCGTCCCGGACATGACCGACACGAGGGGAACCATGCGCAGAATCGTCACCACCGCTGTGGCCATCGCACTGGTGGGCGGGGCGCTCGGCGCCCCGGCCGTCGCTGCCGACACCGACCGTCCGGGCACGCCCGGGTCCTTCGGGGTCCTCGACCCCTCCGACCTGCTCGAGCTCACGCCCGAGCCGGCCGTGCCGGTCCTCGAGGAGCAGATCGAGCCGACGGCCACGGAGACGCTCGCGACCGCGCGCCGCGTCCTCGCCGGCAACGCCCGGCCGAGCGACCAGTCCGCGACGCTGGTGCTGCGCGACCTCTGGATGAAGCGCTCCAAGCTCACCGGCACCGAGCGGCGTCAGGCCGACGCCCTGCTGGCCCGCCCCACCGACGGCGTGACCGACGAGCAGGGCTTCGGCTACACCGTCGCCGAGGCGCCGCCGGTGTGCAACACCCGCCTGTGCGTCCACTACGTGCCGACCGGCACGGACGCCCCGCCGTCGCCCGACTGGGTCGCGCAGAACCTGGCGGTGATGGACTCGGTGTGGACCACCGTCGTCGACCAGATGGGCTACCGCGCGCCGGTGCGCGACGGGTCGCAGGGCGGCAGCCCCC is part of the Nocardioides cavernae genome and harbors:
- a CDS encoding FKBP-type peptidyl-prolyl cis-trans isomerase, translating into MGDVPADLEVTDLVEGEGVEATSGSTVSVHYVGVAHSSGEEFDASYNRGTPLQFRLGIGQVISGWDTGVQGMKVGGRRRLVIPPHLGYGDRGAGGVIKPGETLIFVVDLIEVR
- a CDS encoding ABC transporter ATP-binding protein codes for the protein MITVENLTKRYGGFTAVDDISFEVRPGSVVGFLGPNGAGKSTAMRMMTGLTPPTSGRATLLGQPYRDLHNPGRQVGVMLDASAQHPGRTGREVLRVAAISIGVSRTRVEEALALVGLNDEEAGRRVRNYSLGMRQRLGIAAALLGEPQVLVLDEPANGLDPQGIHWMRGLLRRFADGGGTVLLSSHLLHEVQIVADDLVMIGRGRIVAMGSKEELLSRGGTTVSSTDDARLAQLLQAADVPVTRTGSGLVVEAEPRVVGEIAARESLVLLELRSGGSEGLEEMFLGLTAATSREGDAA
- a CDS encoding ABC transporter permease codes for the protein MSTDTQPGTAPAVGGGTAGTASALPGRPGVPFSRTLQAEVRKMVDTRAGRWMVIVMAALTVFILAAFVIWGPAEDATFDNLLQIATLPLAMLLPVIGIMAATAEWTQRTGLVTFTLEPRRGRVVLAKALGALALGLVVTAVAFAAAALANLAGTGTWDLDAAAGAGLVLALLIYVLQGVAFGLLFLNTPVAIVTVLVLPTAWTIATQVFSSLADVGRWIDLDSVTRPLFAGEMAGQDWAQLGTGVGVWVLLPLAVGTWRVLTREVK
- a CDS encoding adenylyltransferase/cytidyltransferase family protein, encoding MPRTVITFGTFDVFHVGHLRVLERAAALGDRLVVGVSADALNERKKGRAPIFSERERLAIVGALKVVDAVFVEESLEQKRDYVVEHGADVLVMGDDWAGKFDELGDVCEVVYLARTPAISTTAIIEHIADL
- a CDS encoding RNA-binding S4 domain-containing protein, whose protein sequence is MSPTSEPVDVPIRDESIRLGQFLKLANLVESGAEAKPVIADGAVQVNDEVETRRGRQLVPGDVVTLGGLAARVATGEVEIDVPW
- a CDS encoding response regulator transcription factor; the protein is MTGASSGGVVRLVVVDDDPMVRAALRMMLGGDSGLAVVAEASDGEEALRVVPTSDADVVLMDIRMPVRDGLSATEELLAADPGLKVIVLTTFDTDDMVLRALRIGAAGFLLKDTPPARLVEAIRTVASGQPMLSPSVTAQLIAAVNRTDRAAEEKDRTRSARDALDALTERERDVADAVARGLSNADIAAELYMGVPTVKTHVGRLFTKLGVENRVQVAILVHDAQA
- a CDS encoding sensor histidine kinase, coding for MVRTGRLAATWRYALAALISLVAWGVPLISAADRASEPIVLWWLVGDPLLGLLSFVLIRWRHRQPALVAGLLVAFSFVSASSAGPASWIIGSIASHRRWRLLAVVAPLNVLAGIVQERVGLTEDTLPLWASIAFGCLVVGILTATGYAMGAQRQLVDSYRERALTAEREQQARVAQARAAERTRIAREMHDVLAHRISLVAMHAGALGYRSDLSEEERGSAAKSIEDNAHRALSDLRAVLGVLRDPTQPADVVPERPQPGLDDIAALVAEERAGGMRVRLSDRVDDDVPAATGRTAYRIVQEALTNVRKHAPGTAVTVDVAGSAADGLVIGVRNAAPVGPAAAPSLPASGLGLLGLAERAALAGGRISHGTDPGGGYAVRAWIPWDT
- a CDS encoding phospholipase D-like domain-containing protein, encoding MRIRSLLLAAASLCLATPLMAVTTPGDPASARPAEPAGKVPGKTGCQAEAGVEVCFTSPPTVPSDPTVLDRPSRLFDTAGPGDTIRIAMFRWDIKPPTDAILAAQRRGATVLLVGDDDLRLNKQGRRLITTLEEQDPARRNVTICDGACLPWRAPGPYPDSQDVQHLKFYVTDIGGVQSFMTSSANLEDRQYRQYNSFIKIDDPALYNFGVEYFSRMEAQSLTVGGQRWDDHRKVQKFGSVTAAVYPNRKDLLLSTLQDITCTRGARDVSAMIAVIQRADVRAQLARLSDRGCRVRIVTSRDTVENWVQRELPSGDIPDRQVRTVLTHDKMLVAHAKLRGRTTHLVVTGTSNTTCGGLLYNDEVMLRVVDNRWLHDQYLAHFDDAYARAHQSRSRVMPVMKPCRR
- a CDS encoding DUF445 domain-containing protein, which encodes MAATSATSSARSSSSSPPSPPPISLITPDPGMDEARRRGLRRMRTVAVGLLLLAACVYAATLGRDGFWGFVNAGAEASMVGAIADWFAVTALFKHPLGLPIPHTALVPKRKDELGKGLEEFVGENFLQEDIIRERVAAATISARVGAWLAEPAHARRVVDEVAEVAVIALGKVRDDHVADLVTHALVPRFREEPISPLLGTTLMEVLRDDLHHGLVDLAVDELHSWLVDNPETFTRVLEERAPWWAPPKLNDAVTSRLHVQALAWLEDIRDDPHHRAREALDSMLGQLAHDLLNDEETVRRTEALKERLLEHPQVVTTAISLWKAMRSALLGSIRDPEGAVRQRLLAELSAFAEQLRDDAALRERLDRMAADLTVFAVERYGAEVTTVITSTIERWDGKEAARRIELHVGRDLQFIRINGTIVGGLVGVLIHAISVLVN